A genomic segment from Micromonospora echinaurantiaca encodes:
- a CDS encoding branched-chain amino acid ABC transporter permease has protein sequence MTEVKSPEVPAPPAAVPAELTPDTGRWHRVRPFLPLVALVVALILPYSTVHLPGIFEGPLNSPGTLQLLAVCLVFGGLAAGYDLLFGRTGMLSFGHALYFAAGVYGTDILVTKAGLPLWQAALLTITGGTILAALLGAVALRTVGIAFAMVTLAFAQVGAILVARDFGGLTGGEEGLPLDVSGLPPALVGVANTVNLYWLALAYLVVVIFVVHRVSGSPTGRVLAGLRDDERRIGVLGLDPYRFKLVAFTLAGGLAAAGGVVYCLIVGGASPHITSSELTLSLLVMVVLGGPGTRWGPVLGGILYMYLDHRLVAFGTSDAVDALPAILSRPLSQPLFVLGTVFILAVYFFPGGLASLAPRLTHLRNTLRPRP, from the coding sequence ATGACCGAGGTCAAGAGTCCCGAGGTACCCGCGCCGCCGGCGGCGGTGCCCGCCGAACTGACGCCGGACACCGGCCGGTGGCACCGGGTGCGCCCGTTCCTGCCGCTGGTCGCGCTGGTGGTCGCGCTGATCCTGCCGTACTCGACGGTGCACCTGCCGGGCATCTTCGAGGGCCCGCTGAACTCGCCGGGCACCCTGCAACTGCTTGCCGTGTGTCTGGTCTTCGGCGGCCTGGCGGCCGGCTACGACCTGCTCTTCGGCCGCACCGGCATGCTCTCCTTCGGGCACGCGCTCTACTTCGCCGCCGGCGTCTACGGCACCGACATCCTGGTCACCAAGGCCGGGCTGCCGCTGTGGCAGGCCGCGCTGCTGACCATCACCGGCGGCACCATCCTCGCCGCGCTGCTCGGCGCCGTCGCGCTGCGCACCGTCGGGATCGCGTTCGCCATGGTGACCCTGGCCTTCGCCCAGGTCGGCGCGATCCTGGTGGCCCGGGACTTCGGCGGGCTCACCGGCGGCGAGGAGGGGCTGCCGCTGGACGTCTCCGGCCTTCCCCCGGCGCTGGTCGGGGTCGCCAACACGGTCAACCTCTACTGGTTGGCGCTGGCGTACCTGGTCGTGGTGATCTTCGTGGTGCACCGGGTGAGCGGTTCGCCGACCGGGCGGGTGCTCGCCGGCCTGCGCGACGACGAGCGCCGGATCGGAGTGCTCGGGCTCGACCCGTACCGGTTCAAGCTGGTGGCGTTCACCCTGGCCGGCGGACTGGCGGCGGCCGGCGGCGTGGTCTACTGCCTGATCGTCGGCGGCGCGTCGCCGCACATCACCTCGTCCGAGCTGACCCTGTCGCTGCTGGTCATGGTGGTGCTCGGTGGGCCCGGCACCCGGTGGGGCCCGGTGCTCGGTGGCATCCTCTACATGTACCTGGACCACCGGCTGGTCGCCTTCGGCACCAGCGACGCGGTGGACGCCCTGCCCGCGATCCTCAGCCGTCCCCTGTCCCAGCCGCTCTTCGTCCTGGGCACCGTCTTCATCCTGGCCGTCTACTTCTTCCCCGGCGGCCTGGCCAGCCTCGCCCCCCGCCTCACCCACCTCCGCAACACCCTCCGCCCCCGCCCCTAA
- a CDS encoding helix-turn-helix domain-containing protein, producing MGAADVSPQMAFARFVRRAIDDAREERGWTVTDLAAHTGVGRSTVFRWLAGDWQDYPELAKVRGFCAALDLPVAAAFRALGLPDAGPAPRRRTDDGPVEADVRVILQRLADPTVPVEEKHHIRDLLRYLARRPIRRAG from the coding sequence ATGGGTGCGGCAGACGTATCGCCACAGATGGCGTTCGCACGTTTCGTGCGGCGTGCCATTGACGATGCCCGCGAGGAACGCGGGTGGACCGTCACGGACCTGGCCGCGCACACCGGCGTGGGCCGCTCGACCGTCTTCCGCTGGCTGGCCGGCGACTGGCAGGACTACCCCGAACTGGCCAAGGTCCGCGGTTTCTGCGCCGCGCTCGACCTACCGGTCGCCGCCGCGTTCCGCGCCCTCGGGCTGCCCGACGCCGGTCCCGCCCCGCGCCGCCGTACCGACGACGGCCCGGTGGAGGCCGACGTCCGGGTGATCCTGCAACGGCTGGCCGACCCGACGGTGCCGGTCGAGGAGAAGCACCACATCCGCGACCTGCTGCGCTACCTCGCCCGCCGCCCGATCCGCCGCGCCGGCTGA
- a CDS encoding AfsR/SARP family transcriptional regulator has product MSGTLRFEILGPQRAWHGERELDLGPGKQRAVLAVLLLAAGRPVTTVQIVDAVWPDEPPANGTNVVQKYVAGLRRVIEPERSPRSPGQVLTLTDAGYQLRVGPEAVDAVRFERGLRRAERLRAEGRAAEAVGELRSTVELWHGEPFAGFAGPYFDSARQRLLELRASALETWADLELWLGRHRELIGELVDLTAEFPVRERLRHQLMLALYRSGRQAEALAAYREFDELLRDEYGIEPGDALQDLHRRMLRSDPALVPPTAVSLPPAAVEASPPPAAVAPPEPPAAAASLPAGPPPTAAPATAPPAAVSPAPASPAAPASPLGPPAASFLPSDPTAAPLAPPAGAFLPSSPAVPAPPNSTAQPGGTSPPAGPSVSGPPAVSSVSGPPAAVPPPAGPPPVSSPPGGAPQPGYGPPPVLPPPPAVPAATGKRQRTASPGWASATATIAGTALVLLSFGCFTWLVMLTYAAWRRSWRLALVGVGYLVAVLVEVSMLNLEDPDAEVPGTEAVIFLGLAVVTWLVGAAHVVLLSRGVWAALTGGQGSARFRAEEERRIRREHARYLLYHYPAARNELRIGRPDLPRTFDDGGLIDVNAVPDQVLAGLPGLTPDQCRQLTVDRWLRGPYASLEELAGRCLLPPTATDRLRELLFFLPPTPAAPPGEPTPPAGS; this is encoded by the coding sequence ATGTCAGGGACGCTGCGCTTCGAGATTCTCGGGCCCCAGCGGGCCTGGCACGGCGAGCGGGAACTCGACCTCGGGCCGGGAAAGCAGCGAGCCGTGCTGGCCGTGCTGCTGCTCGCCGCCGGGCGGCCGGTCACCACCGTGCAGATCGTGGACGCGGTCTGGCCGGACGAGCCGCCGGCGAACGGCACGAACGTGGTGCAGAAGTACGTCGCCGGCCTGCGCCGGGTGATCGAGCCGGAGCGCTCGCCGCGCAGCCCGGGCCAGGTGTTGACGCTGACCGACGCCGGCTACCAGCTCCGGGTCGGGCCGGAGGCGGTCGACGCCGTGCGGTTCGAGCGGGGGCTGCGCCGGGCCGAGCGGCTCCGCGCGGAGGGCCGGGCCGCCGAGGCGGTCGGCGAGCTGAGGTCCACGGTGGAGCTGTGGCACGGCGAGCCGTTCGCCGGCTTCGCCGGGCCGTACTTCGACTCCGCCCGGCAACGCCTGCTGGAGCTGCGAGCCAGCGCCCTGGAGACCTGGGCTGACCTGGAGCTGTGGCTGGGCCGGCACCGCGAGCTGATCGGCGAGTTGGTTGACCTGACCGCGGAGTTCCCGGTGCGGGAGCGGCTGCGGCACCAGCTGATGCTGGCGTTGTACCGCAGCGGGCGGCAGGCCGAGGCGCTGGCCGCCTACCGGGAGTTCGACGAGCTGCTGCGCGACGAGTACGGCATCGAGCCGGGCGACGCGCTCCAGGACCTGCACCGGCGGATGCTCCGGTCCGACCCGGCGCTGGTCCCGCCCACTGCCGTGTCACTGCCGCCGGCAGCCGTCGAGGCGTCCCCGCCGCCGGCTGCCGTCGCGCCGCCGGAGCCGCCAGCGGCCGCCGCGTCCCTGCCGGCCGGACCACCACCCACGGCGGCACCGGCGACGGCGCCGCCCGCCGCGGTGTCACCAGCGCCGGCCTCGCCCGCCGCGCCGGCCTCGCCGCTGGGACCGCCCGCCGCGTCGTTCCTCCCGTCCGACCCGACGGCCGCACCGCTGGCACCGCCCGCCGGGGCGTTCCTGCCGTCGAGCCCGGCGGTGCCTGCGCCGCCGAACTCGACGGCGCAGCCGGGCGGCACGTCGCCGCCCGCCGGGCCGTCGGTGTCCGGTCCGCCTGCCGTGTCGTCGGTGTCCGGTCCGCCCGCCGCCGTGCCGCCGCCCGCTGGGCCGCCGCCGGTCAGTTCGCCGCCCGGCGGTGCGCCCCAACCGGGGTACGGTCCGCCGCCGGTCCTTCCGCCGCCGCCCGCCGTGCCGGCGGCCACCGGGAAGCGCCAGCGGACGGCGTCGCCGGGTTGGGCGAGCGCGACCGCCACCATCGCGGGTACCGCGCTCGTCCTGCTCTCCTTCGGCTGCTTCACCTGGCTGGTGATGCTGACCTACGCCGCGTGGCGGCGCAGTTGGCGGCTGGCGCTCGTCGGCGTCGGCTACCTGGTCGCCGTCCTGGTCGAGGTGAGCATGCTCAACCTGGAGGATCCGGACGCCGAGGTGCCCGGGACCGAGGCGGTGATCTTCCTCGGGCTGGCGGTGGTCACCTGGTTGGTCGGGGCGGCGCACGTGGTGCTGCTCAGCCGAGGGGTCTGGGCGGCGCTCACCGGTGGCCAGGGCAGTGCCAGGTTCCGCGCCGAGGAGGAGCGGCGGATCCGCCGCGAACACGCCCGGTACCTGCTCTACCACTACCCGGCGGCCCGCAACGAACTGCGGATCGGGCGGCCCGACCTGCCCCGTACGTTCGACGACGGCGGCCTGATCGACGTCAACGCAGTGCCGGACCAGGTGCTCGCCGGCCTGCCCGGGCTGACCCCCGACCAGTGCCGCCAGCTCACCGTGGACCGCTGGCTACGCGGCCCGTACGCCTCCCTGGAGGAGCTCGCCGGTCGTTGCCTGCTGCCGCCGACCGCCACCGACCGGCTCCGGGAGCTGCTGTTCTTCCTGCCCCCGACGCCGGCGGCCCCGCCGGGCGAGCCGACGCCACCGGCCGGATCGTGA
- a CDS encoding ABC transporter ATP-binding protein: MLATRGLTWRIGEVAIVDSVYLDLAPGEFLGVIGPNGAGKTSLFNLITGLRRATEGRVTLDGQDISSLPPHRRARLGLGRTFQASSVFGSLSVRENVRLAVQAHRGGSMKLWRRAAADREVAAAADAALERVGLAHRGAALAGTLAHGEKRKLEIALLLAGEPRVMLLDEPMAGVSAEDVPELVTVIRSLTGDSGRSVLMVEHHMDVILELADRIAVMHHGALLACDTPETVMANPTVQEAYLGESL, from the coding sequence ATGCTCGCCACCCGCGGTCTGACCTGGCGGATCGGTGAGGTCGCCATCGTCGACAGCGTCTACCTCGACCTGGCGCCCGGGGAGTTCCTCGGCGTCATCGGGCCGAACGGCGCCGGCAAGACCTCACTGTTCAACCTGATCACCGGCCTGCGCCGGGCCACGGAAGGACGGGTCACCCTCGACGGGCAGGACATCTCGTCCCTGCCGCCGCACCGGCGGGCCCGTCTCGGACTCGGTCGTACCTTCCAGGCGTCCTCGGTCTTCGGCTCGCTCAGCGTGCGGGAGAACGTGCGGCTCGCCGTACAGGCGCACCGCGGGGGCTCGATGAAGCTGTGGCGGCGGGCGGCGGCCGACCGGGAGGTGGCCGCCGCCGCCGACGCGGCGCTGGAGCGCGTCGGCCTCGCCCACCGGGGTGCGGCGCTCGCCGGCACGCTGGCCCACGGCGAGAAGCGCAAGCTGGAGATCGCGCTGCTGCTGGCCGGCGAGCCGCGGGTGATGCTGCTCGACGAACCGATGGCCGGGGTCAGCGCCGAGGACGTGCCGGAACTGGTGACGGTGATCCGTTCGCTGACCGGCGACAGCGGCCGGTCGGTGCTGATGGTGGAGCACCACATGGACGTGATCCTGGAGCTGGCCGACCGGATCGCCGTGATGCACCACGGCGCGCTGCTGGCCTGCGACACCCCGGAGACGGTGATGGCCAACCCCACCGTGCAAGAGGCCTACCTGGGGGAGTCGCTCTGA
- a CDS encoding branched-chain amino acid ABC transporter permease: protein MDTIVLLTLTGLGLAALYFLVASGLSLVFGLADVLNFAHGLFLGVGAYATWWAAGNLPGAGGDGFGFLVAVAFGVAAGTLVAVLVELVLIRPLYSRTIEQVLVTVGLSLAGVALLQATWGADARPFPRPDWTRQVTGILGAQVPNGGLLLIVAAVVVLGAILAFLRWTRYGLVIRAGVENREMVTALGIDVRKAFTLVFAIGGAAAALAGALGGVYFGTVSPGQGGSLLIFAFIVVVIGGMGSVVGSAYAAVAVGLLQQFVNYYGTSGLGDICVVALLAVVLLLRPQGIAGKVATA from the coding sequence ATGGACACCATCGTCCTGCTGACGCTGACCGGGCTCGGCCTGGCGGCGCTCTACTTCCTGGTCGCCTCCGGGCTCTCGCTGGTCTTCGGCCTGGCCGACGTGCTCAACTTCGCGCACGGGCTGTTCCTCGGCGTCGGCGCGTACGCCACCTGGTGGGCGGCGGGCAACCTGCCCGGCGCCGGCGGGGACGGCTTCGGCTTCCTGGTCGCGGTCGCCTTCGGGGTGGCCGCCGGCACGCTGGTGGCGGTGCTGGTCGAGCTGGTGCTGATCCGGCCGCTCTACTCCCGCACCATCGAGCAGGTGCTGGTCACCGTCGGCCTGTCGCTGGCCGGGGTGGCGCTGCTCCAGGCCACCTGGGGCGCGGACGCCCGGCCGTTCCCGCGGCCCGACTGGACCCGGCAGGTCACCGGCATCCTCGGCGCGCAGGTGCCCAACGGCGGCCTGCTGCTGATCGTCGCCGCGGTGGTGGTGCTCGGCGCGATCCTCGCCTTCCTCCGCTGGACCCGCTACGGCCTGGTGATCCGGGCCGGAGTGGAGAACCGGGAGATGGTGACCGCGCTCGGGATCGACGTGCGCAAGGCGTTCACCCTGGTCTTCGCGATCGGCGGGGCGGCCGCGGCACTGGCCGGCGCGCTCGGCGGCGTCTACTTCGGCACCGTCTCGCCGGGCCAGGGCGGCTCGCTGCTGATCTTCGCGTTCATCGTGGTGGTGATCGGCGGGATGGGCTCGGTGGTCGGGTCCGCGTACGCGGCGGTCGCGGTCGGCCTGCTGCAACAGTTCGTGAACTACTACGGCACCTCCGGGCTGGGCGACATCTGCGTGGTCGCGCTGCTGGCCGTGGTGCTGCTGCTGCGCCCGCAGGGCATCGCCGGAAAGGTGGCAACGGCATGA
- a CDS encoding ABC transporter ATP-binding protein — translation MEPVLNVENLSVRIAGLHILQGVSFTVAPTGVTVLLGRNGVGKTTTLRAIVGLTPRGGEVRGTVRMGAQSLLARPTHRLVRGGLGYVPEDRCVFAGLTVAENLRLAERRGTTPAYDKVYALFPELDRRGRQRAGSLSGGQQQMLAIGRVLLNDNRLLLVDEPTKGLAPKVVTEVAEVLERVAESVPVLLVEQNLAVVRRLARDAVVLAAGQVAWAGDAQQLLLETALTKSLLGVGSAEGHASAASGGATGGKDAH, via the coding sequence ATGGAACCCGTCCTCAACGTGGAGAACCTGTCGGTCCGGATCGCCGGACTGCACATCCTGCAGGGGGTGTCGTTCACCGTCGCCCCGACCGGCGTCACCGTGCTGCTCGGCCGCAACGGGGTCGGCAAGACCACCACCCTGCGCGCCATCGTCGGCCTCACCCCGCGCGGCGGGGAGGTGCGCGGCACCGTCCGGATGGGCGCGCAGAGCCTGCTGGCCCGGCCGACCCACCGGCTGGTCCGCGGCGGGCTCGGCTACGTGCCCGAGGACCGCTGCGTCTTCGCCGGGCTCACCGTCGCGGAGAACCTGCGGCTCGCGGAACGGCGCGGCACCACCCCGGCGTACGACAAGGTGTACGCGCTCTTCCCGGAGCTGGACCGGCGCGGCCGGCAGCGTGCCGGTTCGCTCTCCGGCGGGCAGCAGCAGATGCTCGCCATCGGCCGGGTGCTGCTCAACGACAACCGGCTGCTGCTGGTCGACGAGCCGACCAAGGGGTTGGCGCCGAAGGTGGTGACCGAGGTGGCCGAGGTGCTGGAACGGGTCGCCGAGTCCGTGCCGGTGCTGCTCGTCGAGCAGAACCTGGCGGTGGTCCGGCGACTCGCCCGGGACGCGGTGGTGCTGGCCGCCGGCCAGGTGGCCTGGGCCGGGGACGCGCAGCAGTTGCTGCTGGAGACCGCGCTGACCAAGTCGCTGCTCGGCGTGGGCTCCGCGGAGGGGCACGCGTCGGCCGCGTCGGGTGGGGCGACCGGGGGGAAGGACGCGCACTGA
- a CDS encoding SDR family NAD(P)-dependent oxidoreductase, protein MGERLAVVSGGGTGIGAAVALGLAKDGCDVLVVGRRADVLLATAQRLDAECGRAGAVRAVSADLTDPEQLDRVVEAVAGRPVDVVVNNAGGYLGGDPSTLAGTAAHWRANLDANVLTAVLLTEALLPALRRPGGRVILVSSIAAQRGGGGAYSAAKAALHGWAYDLAGQLGPEQITVNVVSPGYVAETEFFGDRMTPEGHAKRVAATLVGRAGVPDDIAAAVRYLASPAAGYVTGQVLGVNGGSVLGR, encoded by the coding sequence ATGGGTGAGCGGTTGGCCGTAGTCAGTGGTGGGGGGACCGGGATCGGGGCGGCGGTCGCGCTCGGGCTCGCCAAGGACGGGTGCGATGTGCTGGTCGTGGGGCGGCGGGCCGACGTGCTGCTGGCCACCGCACAGCGCCTCGACGCGGAGTGCGGGCGGGCGGGGGCGGTGCGCGCGGTCAGCGCCGACCTGACCGATCCGGAGCAGCTCGACCGGGTGGTCGAGGCGGTCGCCGGGCGGCCGGTCGACGTGGTGGTCAACAACGCCGGCGGCTACCTGGGCGGAGACCCAAGCACGCTTGCCGGCACCGCCGCGCACTGGCGGGCCAACCTGGACGCCAACGTGCTCACCGCCGTGCTGCTCACCGAGGCGCTGCTGCCGGCCCTGCGCCGCCCCGGCGGCCGGGTGATCCTGGTCAGCTCGATCGCCGCCCAGCGGGGCGGCGGCGGGGCGTACTCGGCGGCGAAGGCGGCGCTGCACGGCTGGGCGTACGACCTGGCCGGGCAACTCGGCCCGGAACAGATCACGGTCAACGTGGTCAGCCCCGGCTACGTCGCCGAGACGGAGTTCTTCGGCGACCGGATGACCCCGGAGGGGCACGCGAAGCGGGTGGCGGCGACGCTGGTCGGGCGGGCCGGCGTACCGGACGACATCGCCGCGGCCGTCCGCTACCTGGCCAGCCCGGCCGCCGGCTACGTGACCGGGCAGGTGCTCGGCGTCAACGGCGGCTCGGTGCTCGGCCGCTGA
- a CDS encoding DEAD/DEAH box helicase, with product MSQDRAAVRERAEAVLRRLAGEHARLREDQWRAIEALVVDRRRVLCVQRTGWGKSAVYFVATALLRQIDDPAANPSTGPTVIVSPLLALMRNQVESAARAGIRARTINSANLDEWDAITAEIHAGAVDVLLVSPERLNNPDFRDTVLPKLAATTGLLVVDEAHCVSDWGHDFRPDYRRLRTFLGNLPDGTPVLATTATANARVTADVADQLGDALVLRGTLDRESLRLGVVELPGPAHRLAWLADHLDRLPGSGIVYTLTVAAAGETAEFLRSRGYPVAAYTGQADDADRRAAEQDLLDNKIKALVATSALGMGFDKPDLGFVVHLGAPPSPIAYYQQVGRAGRAVEHAEVLLLPGPEDAAIWRYFASLAFPPEEQVRAVLAALHTDRPLSTQALEPIVDLRRARLELMLKVLDVDGAVRRVRGGWLATGEPWVYDEARLRRVAAARTAEQQAMREYATTPGCRMRYLRECLDDTGAADCGRCDRCAGPLFPPEVSDAALAAAQTFLGRPGVEVPPKKLWPTGLDAVGVPLKGRIAPGEQALPGRAVGRLSDLGWGGRLRGLVGPEAADGPVPDDVAAAVVEVLKAWAHGDDPWPRRPVGVVAVGSRHRPRLVGSLAERIATVGRLPLLGQVTAAGPVGGPRGNSAQRVRALHGAVTVPDDLAAALAELDGPVLLVDDLVDSGWTMTMAARELRRAGAPDVLPLALAVAG from the coding sequence ATGAGCCAGGATCGGGCGGCGGTACGGGAACGGGCCGAGGCGGTGCTGCGGCGGCTGGCCGGCGAGCACGCCCGGCTCCGCGAGGACCAGTGGCGGGCCATCGAGGCGTTGGTGGTCGACCGGCGGCGGGTGCTCTGCGTGCAGCGCACCGGCTGGGGCAAGTCGGCCGTCTACTTCGTGGCCACCGCCCTGCTGCGGCAGATCGACGACCCCGCCGCCAACCCGTCGACCGGGCCGACGGTGATCGTCTCGCCGCTGCTGGCGCTGATGCGCAACCAGGTCGAGTCGGCCGCCCGGGCCGGGATCCGGGCCCGGACCATCAACTCCGCCAACCTCGACGAGTGGGACGCGATCACCGCCGAGATCCACGCCGGCGCGGTCGACGTGCTGCTGGTCAGCCCGGAGCGGCTCAACAACCCCGACTTCCGGGACACGGTGCTGCCGAAGCTGGCCGCGACCACCGGGCTGCTGGTGGTGGACGAGGCACACTGCGTCTCGGACTGGGGGCACGACTTCCGGCCCGACTACCGGCGGCTGCGTACCTTCCTCGGTAACCTGCCCGACGGCACGCCGGTGCTGGCCACCACCGCCACCGCCAACGCCCGGGTCACCGCCGACGTCGCCGATCAGCTGGGCGACGCGCTGGTGCTGCGCGGCACCCTGGACCGGGAGTCGTTGCGGCTCGGCGTGGTCGAGCTGCCCGGCCCGGCGCACCGGCTGGCCTGGCTCGCCGACCACCTGGACCGGCTGCCCGGCTCCGGCATCGTCTACACGCTCACCGTGGCCGCGGCGGGGGAGACCGCCGAGTTCCTGCGCTCGCGCGGCTATCCGGTCGCCGCGTACACCGGGCAGGCCGACGACGCGGACCGGCGGGCGGCCGAGCAGGACCTCCTGGACAACAAGATCAAGGCGCTGGTCGCCACCAGCGCGCTGGGCATGGGCTTCGACAAGCCGGATCTCGGCTTCGTGGTGCACCTCGGCGCGCCGCCCTCGCCGATCGCGTACTACCAGCAGGTCGGCCGGGCCGGCCGGGCCGTCGAGCACGCCGAGGTGCTGCTGCTGCCCGGTCCCGAGGACGCCGCCATCTGGCGGTACTTCGCCTCGCTCGCGTTCCCGCCGGAGGAGCAGGTCCGGGCGGTGCTGGCCGCGCTGCACACCGACCGGCCGCTCTCCACCCAGGCCCTGGAACCGATCGTCGACCTGCGCCGGGCCCGGCTGGAACTGATGCTCAAGGTGCTCGACGTGGACGGCGCGGTCCGCCGGGTCCGCGGCGGCTGGCTCGCCACCGGCGAGCCCTGGGTCTACGACGAGGCCCGGTTGCGCCGCGTCGCCGCCGCGCGCACCGCCGAGCAGCAGGCCATGCGGGAGTACGCGACCACGCCCGGCTGCCGGATGCGCTACCTGCGGGAGTGCCTGGACGACACCGGGGCGGCCGACTGCGGCCGGTGCGACCGGTGCGCCGGGCCACTGTTCCCGCCCGAGGTGTCCGACGCCGCGCTGGCCGCCGCGCAGACCTTCCTCGGCCGGCCCGGCGTGGAGGTCCCGCCCAAGAAGCTCTGGCCGACCGGGCTGGACGCGGTCGGCGTACCGCTGAAGGGCCGGATCGCCCCCGGCGAGCAGGCGCTGCCCGGCCGCGCCGTCGGTCGCCTCTCCGACCTGGGTTGGGGCGGGCGGCTGCGCGGCCTGGTCGGTCCGGAGGCGGCCGACGGCCCGGTGCCGGACGACGTGGCCGCCGCCGTGGTCGAGGTGCTCAAGGCGTGGGCGCACGGCGACGACCCCTGGCCGCGTCGCCCGGTCGGCGTGGTCGCGGTCGGCTCGCGCCACCGGCCCCGGCTGGTCGGCTCGCTGGCCGAGCGGATCGCCACGGTCGGGCGGCTGCCGCTGCTCGGGCAGGTGACGGCGGCCGGTCCGGTCGGCGGCCCGCGCGGCAACAGCGCCCAGCGGGTACGCGCCCTGCACGGCGCGGTCACCGTGCCGGACGACCTGGCGGCGGCCCTCGCCGAGCTGGACGGGCCGGTGCTGCTCGTCGACGACCTGGTCGACTCCGGCTGGACGATGACCATGGCCGCCCGCGAACTGCGCCGGGCCGGTGCCCCCGACGTGCTCCCGCTCGCCCTGGCCGTCGCCGGCTGA
- a CDS encoding class I SAM-dependent methyltransferase produces MPEPLDAALTEVRSLLLDPALTRAVAAGRRRGQRPSVVRAELRPVTLKAGPRLQISTSDGARPYTRNVAPGPEAASAVDALLAEPFGNWHVETAEATVQLRVTKSGEAQVHRSAAARPTAAEPTGHDRAKEYLLDPGDPIFAEIGGSAAKRRQVDAFLRALAATLPDDLTGPLRVVDLGCGNAYLTFAAYRYLAQRGLDVELVGVDVREDQRRRNTELAERLGWADRVSFVAGTIADAVVEPAPDLVLALHACDTATDEALARAVRWRARWVLAAPCCHHDIAAQLRARPAPAPYELLTRQGILRERFADVLTDALRAGLLRLHGYRAEVVEFVDSRHTPRNLLIRARRTGAEPTGTQRADYRALVDQWAVTPRLETLLAEAPATPAGTPVDMPAGRPADTA; encoded by the coding sequence ATGCCGGAACCGCTGGACGCCGCCCTGACCGAGGTGCGGTCGCTGCTACTCGATCCCGCGCTGACCCGGGCGGTCGCCGCCGGACGCCGGCGCGGTCAGCGCCCCTCCGTGGTCCGGGCCGAGCTGCGCCCGGTGACGCTCAAGGCCGGCCCACGGCTGCAGATCTCCACCTCGGACGGGGCTCGGCCGTACACCCGCAACGTCGCCCCCGGCCCGGAGGCGGCCTCGGCGGTGGACGCGCTGCTGGCCGAGCCGTTCGGCAACTGGCACGTGGAGACGGCCGAGGCGACAGTGCAACTGCGGGTGACCAAGTCCGGCGAGGCGCAGGTGCACCGGTCGGCGGCCGCCCGGCCGACGGCGGCCGAGCCGACCGGGCACGACCGGGCCAAGGAGTACCTGCTCGACCCGGGCGACCCGATCTTCGCCGAGATCGGCGGCTCGGCGGCGAAGCGGCGTCAGGTGGACGCGTTCCTGCGGGCCCTGGCGGCCACTCTGCCGGACGACCTGACCGGCCCGCTGCGGGTGGTCGACCTGGGCTGCGGAAACGCGTACCTGACCTTCGCGGCGTACCGCTACCTCGCCCAGCGCGGGCTCGACGTCGAGCTCGTCGGGGTGGACGTCCGGGAGGACCAGCGCCGGCGCAACACCGAGCTGGCCGAGCGGCTCGGCTGGGCCGACCGGGTCAGCTTCGTGGCCGGCACCATCGCCGACGCGGTGGTCGAGCCCGCCCCCGACCTGGTGCTGGCGCTGCACGCGTGCGACACCGCCACCGACGAGGCGCTGGCCCGAGCGGTGCGCTGGCGGGCCCGCTGGGTGCTCGCCGCGCCCTGCTGCCACCACGACATCGCGGCCCAGCTGCGCGCCCGGCCGGCCCCGGCGCCGTACGAACTGCTGACCCGGCAGGGCATCCTGCGGGAGCGCTTCGCGGACGTCCTCACCGACGCGTTGCGCGCCGGGCTGCTGCGGCTGCACGGCTACCGGGCCGAGGTGGTGGAGTTCGTCGACTCCCGACACACCCCGCGCAACCTGCTGATCCGCGCCCGGCGCACCGGGGCCGAGCCGACCGGGACGCAACGCGCCGACTACCGGGCGCTGGTCGACCAGTGGGCGGTCACCCCCCGGCTGGAGACGCTGCTGGCGGAAGCCCCGGCAACGCCGGCCGGCACGCCAGTGGACATGCCGGCGGGGAGGCCGGCGGACACGGCGTAG